In Sorghum bicolor cultivar BTx623 chromosome 10, Sorghum_bicolor_NCBIv3, whole genome shotgun sequence, one genomic interval encodes:
- the LOC8073034 gene encoding uncharacterized protein LOC8073034 encodes MKSGERPKLVRGLRQESRRFRLLVIVVGFFLVSLTFVVISKPDAILFSLNGKLPVDQAPTSILIQQKVNSPPATTVKTSTDALRGDPRVVDDEADPRPQGFKGEEEESRVLSEPDPTSGMTELTPNKDGSGRKSDEDKLGGGGDGEGKRREERGHEADKHKVTLPTVSNYTIHDTEDTETAKKDDTSYDQQGSKPLCDFSNFRANVCEMRGDVRVHPNATEIMFMEPGHSQRDELWKIKPYPRKGDEFCLSHITELTVKSSKVAPECTKYHDMPAVIFSLTGYTGNLFHDFTDVMVPLFTTASEFNGEVQFLITDMALWWTIKYHTVLQKLSKYPVIDFSKDDQVHCFKHVIVGLHAYMEFTIDSSKAPHNYSMVDFNRFMRGAYSLGRDTVTVLGEYPKVKPRLLIIKRHRTRMFLNLDEIVAMAEELGFEVVIDEANVSSDISKFARLVNTVDVMMGVHGAGLTNCVFLPQNATLIQIVPWGGLEWVSRTDFGNPAELMGLHYKQYSIGVDESSLTEQYPRDHEIFKNPIAFHKNGFDFIRQTFMDKQNVKLDCKRFRPILLEALDNLNP; translated from the exons ATGAAGTCCGGCGAGCGGCCGAAGCTGGTGCGGGGCCTCCGGCAGGAGTCTCGGCGGTTCCGCCTGCTAGTCATCGTCGTCGGATTCTTCCTCGTCTCCCTGACCTTCGTCGTCATCTCCAAGCCCGACGCCATCCTATTCAGCC TGAACGGCAAGCTACCGGTGGACCAGGCGCCGACATCCATCCTGATCCAGCAGAAGGTTAACTCGCCCCCAGCCACCACGGTTAAGACCTCCACCGACGCACTCC GTGGAGACCCTAGAGTGGTTGATGACGAAGCTGATCCAAGACCGCAAG GGTTCAAAGGCGAGGAGGAAGAGAGCCGGGTCCTGAGCGAGCCGGACCCGACCAGCGGGATGACGGAGCTGACCCCTAACAAGGACGGCAGCGGCCGTAAATCCGACGAGGATAAGTTAG GCGGCGGCGGTGACGGCGAGGGGAAAAGGAGGGAGGAGCGTGGGCACGAGGCGGACAAGCATAAAGTCACGCTCCCAACCGTTTCCAATTACACTATTCATGACACCGAGGACACGGAAACTGCCAAAAAAGATG ATACAAGTTATGACCAGCAGGGGAGCAAGCCCCTGTGTGATTTCTCAAATTTTAGAGCAAATGTGTGCGAGATGCGTGGTGATGTTAGAGTTCACCCAAATGCTACAGAAATCATGTTCATGGAGCCTGGCCATTCGCAGAGAGATGAGCTGTGGAAAATTAAGCCATACCCTCGGAAAGGAGACGAGTTCTGCCTTAGCCATATCACTGAGCTGACAGTAAAATCAAGCAAAGTGGCCCCAGAGTGCACCAAGTACCATGACATGCCTGCTGTGATCTTTTCCCTGACAGGCTATACTGGAAATCTGTTCCATGACTTCACTGACGTGATGGTCCCTCTTTTCACGACAGCAAGTGAGTTTAATGGAGAAGTTCAGTTCCTTATAACGGACATGGCACTTTGGTGGACAATCAAGTACCACACTGTGCTTCAGAAGCTGTCCAAGTACCCTGTCATTGATTTCAGCAAGGATGACCAGGTGCACTGCTTCAAGCATGTCATTGTCGGCCTCCATGCTTACATGGAATTCACGATAGACTCGTCGAAGGCTCCACACAACTATTCAATGGTTGATTTTAACAGATTCATGCGCGGAGCTTACTCACTGGGCAGGGACACCGTTACCGTGCTTGGAGAGTACCCTAAGGTCAAGCCAAGGTTGCTCATCATCAAGAGGCACCGTACAAGGATGTTCCTTAACCTTGATGAGATCGTTGCAATGGCTGAGGAGCTCGGCTTTGAGGTGGTTATCGATGAGGCCAATGTGAGCTCTGATATCTCCAAGTTCGCCAGGCTGGTTAACACGGTGGACGTTATGATGGGTGTCCATGGAGCTGGGCTTACAAACTGCGTGTTCTTGCCACAGAATGCCACACTGATTCAGATTGTGCCGTGGGGAGGGTTGGAATGGGTATCCCGTACTGATTTCGGCAACCCGGCAGAGCTGATGGGGCTGCACTACAAGCAATACAGCATCGGCGTGGACGAGAGCAGCCTCACGGAGCAATATCCGAGGGACCATGAGATCTTCAAGAATCCTATTGCTTTCCATAAGAACGGGTTTGACTTCATCAGGCAAACCTTCATGGACAAGCAAAACGTGAAGCTGGATTGCAAGAGGTTCAGGCCTATTCTATTGGAGGCACTGGATAACCTCAACCCATAA